TCGATCACATCTTGAGGTCAATCCTCCTGTTTTACTGAGACGGCGTTGGCGGCAGCATCATCGCCTGCGTCATACAGGGATTCTCTCTAAATAGCTTCTGGGTAATTTATCATGGCCGAGACATAAACTAATGCTGTAACTTGTTTGGCAGCGAAAAGCAGAATCATTGGTGCATAAAAGAGGCATATTATATGTTCTCAGACTGGACTGAATGTATTCCTCTGCAGAAAGGACGGTCTTCCAgtgttcttcatcatcatcatcatcatcatcatgcgcTCTGTATGTCGTATTTTATGCATGCATCCGTTAATGAGCCCCCAAAGAAATCTTTCTTTAAAAGAGCAACAGTTGTTCTCTGTTTTGAATGACGAACTGGTTTTAGTACCATGAACACGCcacattatttacattgttttatattgagcAATATAATTACACAAACCCTCATTAGTTAGATAAGGCGTAATGGTGTGTTACATTTTCATAAACGTATCAAATAAGAGTGGTTCACTCTCCCGTGGTGACTCACGATCACCAAAACGCGCAAAGTCTCTGAAATAaaatcatgaaataaaaatcataaataacaAGAAGACaagctgtacacacacactcactcacacacacacaccctgtcacACATAATTAAGATTAGTGGTCGTATCTAATGAGTGGTGtcaatgacctttgacctcactaAAAAGGTGCATCAGAGTTCATCACGTGGAATAAACAAAATTCCCATTTCCTACCTTCTCATCGCACAACAACATTAACGACGGCATGAATGAGCCAGCAAACACACATCGACAAGATACAGTAGTAGAAATGATGAAGGTGACGATTAGGGACTGgcccagtatgtgtgtgtgtgtgtgtgtgtctagatgtgtgtatgtgttgttggTCATATTAAAATGGAGCAGGAGATTAAATCCTTCTCTGCTCCAGCAGTATACACAACTGCTGTGTAACTGTAagtcatctacacacacacacacacacacacacatacattcacacagGTTAAAATGGACGATGGATGGACAGACTCCTCTTCCACCTACTTCTTCCCGCTCTCTATGCAGTGCTGGAACTGGGCAAAGCTGAGGAACACCTGCTCCAGGGATATCTGGCTCACGCAGTAATCTTCAATGCGGTATTTCTCTTTGGCTGCCTCCAAAGTGCCAAACACCTGAGGGGGAGCAGAGGACATGGAGGGAGAGTGAACGTGGGAAAGTGGGATGTGAACATATCTCCTGGGTTACCCACCAACtcacaatgaaacaaacaatgaaaataaaattatgTAGATCTTTGTCCATGCACGTCTCATTTTGGAGAATGCAACTGGTAATGTGAACATGCAATTAGTGTAAAGCCCCTCCTCCACTGGTAAAATAATCCCACTAACACCCACTAATAGAGATTACTGGCAATTAACTCCCAGATCGAATGACAATGCAGTAGACAAGGGTTTGAATCGGCTCCGGCTCTGATTGGCAGAGATGGAAACGTGATACCCGGGTAAACAGGCTAATATGGCGAGAGGTGAGTGAGCGCCGCATTCCGGACGTTGAGCGTGAAGAATCGAGAgaacaagaaaagagagagaggcaaacTGCTCTAGTGGACTCAACCTGTGTCTACCTGCCAGTGTAAAAGTGTTATAAGTGTGTCAATTTACCCATCATGCAACACTGGTCAATTACAGatttatattgtttgtgttaGTTTTAAAAATCTCAGCTCAACAAGACAAAAACCTACAGAGGTGATCAAATAGGAATGAGATGGAGACCTTCTGGATGAATAGAGTTTTGCTGATACTGTCATAGCTGAGGTAACTGAAAGTTGCAGTAAATTAGTTTGTCCACTAGAGGGTGATCAAACGTAGCACAAGTGCAgggatggatttttttttttactttgttgaataaaaataaacatgcagCTCTGTGACAGTACCTGGGCCCAGGTTAGTGTTTTGTCAGTCAGGTGGTAGTGCACCATCCCCTGGTGTTCATCCTTTAGTTGACTTCCTGTGGGaggaaacacacatgtttaGACATTAACCATGATTGATGGAGTGCAGAAACAATATCAAAATCCCTAAAACACAAGTTATAAATGTTATTCTTATGATTATCATTCTAAGTGTTACTCTGCGTCTCTGACCTGGAAAGGTGCTTTCAATGAATTCTTTGAACAGATGCAGATCACTGTCCTCTAGATCAGCCTCCACGTGCACTTTAGCCAGCAGAGTGTAGCCACTGCCAAACTTGCTCTTCAGGTGTTGGGGACTCCCGAGACATTTCATCTGGCCGTTGACCATCACCGCCAGCCTGGTGCACAGGGCCTCGCACTCCTCCATACTGGTGAGGGGACAGTGGTTGTTTGAGTTTCATATATGAGGATGTAGCAGTATAACTCTGTTAAACTGGTAATCGGGGGGGTGGaacatgttttaaacaaaagTAAATATTTAACTTAGCTTAAATAATCATAttgtaaaaatacttaattaCACAAAAGTCTAGTCTAGTCAACAATTGCAGAGGTTTTATGGAAGTACCTACTGAAGTAATCATTGCTGACTAAATGCAGAAAATAAGaatataaaataagataagtATAATGCAAGAACCAACATTTGTTCACTTAAATACAGCACCAGGGTAACCAGGAGTTGTTACGTTCTACCACTCCTGAACCAAATACAACACAATCTAAATCTCACCTATGAGAAGTGATGACTATGGCCTTGCCAGACTCTCGTGTGCGTGTCACAGAATCCCACAGCAGCCTCCTGGCCACAGGGTCCATCCCAGTCGAGGGCTCGTCCAGGAAGATGACCGGAGGCCCACCAATCAGAGCCATGGCCGCACTCAGCTTCCGCTTGTTACCGCCACTGCATGTTGATGGTGAGAGGATATTTTAAACACACAGCATGAAGCCTTATCCAGGATAACAGGTGTACCGTGTGGCATAGATGACTCACCTGTAGCTGCGGACCAGTTTATCAGCGTGAGGCTCCAGCAGCAGGGACCTCAGGACGTTCTCCACACAGCCGGACACATACTTCTCTGGTATTCCTCTGAGCCTGGCATACATATTCAGGGTTTCCCTTCCTGTCATGTGGTCCAACACAGCGTCAAACTGGGGACAGTAACCGATGCGCTGCTGCACCTGCAATCCAGAGATAAAAGTGCACTTTCAAATATCTGCACTTTGAAAGCAACACTTTCGACCGAGTGAAAGTAAACTCCTCTGCTCATACCTTTTTAATGTCCCTCAAAATGCTGTATCCATCAATGTAAGCGTCCCCGGAGGTAACGCTCTCATCACCCGTCAGCATCTTAAAGGTCGTGGTCTTCCCTGCTCCATTGAAGCCCAGGAGGCCAAAACATTCGCCTTTTCCAACAGCTAGAGACATCCGGTCCACAGCCAGAAGATTTTCCCCACTGCTGTACACCTGAGAGGAAGAGATAACCACTGTGTCACATCTCACAGTCACTTGCATCCAGAGTAAAGCCGGTTTCAACACTGACGCACTTCATCTCTGAGTTTCGAAAGGAAAAAACCTTCTGTGCTTCGTACCTTGCTGAGCTCATGCAGAACAAGGGGGCTGCCGACCATAGACTCTATTATCGGCTGGCACTCCAGGACCCTCTTCCTCTCATCGGCCACGTCTCTGTCCTCTGGAAGGAGCGCTGCGTCCTCTATTAGAGGTAACTGaggcacaaacacgcacacataagtcaaatgaaaatgtaccgtgaaaaataaaaaacaaataagacaTTTTCCTGTAAACATCCGTCTTACAAGAAAAGGCGCTTTCAGACGATGGTCCACATCTTTTGTCAGCATATGTCCCCACATCTTGCAATCTTTAACTAGACAGCCACTCAGAGAACACACCTCCTCCAACAGTCTCCCTtctaaaccacatttaaattcactagatctggatttgtaATTACAGGATCACccaattgaacacactcataaatatatttttcttttcttcataaAGAGCCATTAATTATTCACAGAGAatctattaaaatgtttttataaaaaaccTGCCTCACAATGACAaagatctggatccacaccaaaattcagtggcttctttcctgacccaaatcacatccttccaacaagtaCATTTTCAATACtcctaactaacaaacaaacacgggGGGAAACAGGAACTCCTTTGACGAGGTAACAAGGGACAACAgtacatacagtataaatatgCTCTAGCAGACTCATGTAGGAGATTAGCCCCAATTagttcaattaaaaaacaaggGGGGTCTGTGTTATTAAATGGTCAACCTTATGACCTGGAATTCAGCCTATTATGATTTAAAGTTtctaatatgatttaaaatgtcTATTTCTTTAAAACGTTTTATTATATCTGCATGACCAGACCCTATTTACTATGTGGCTCTACAATCACTACTCCAGTTGTCTCCAGGGATTTTGCTCTGCTCAGTCTGAATGTAATCACCTAATATCCCAGGAGAAATCCATCACTGTGCAGGCTGCTTGTTAAAACCTTCCAGTTTCATCAGAGGaataatcaaacacacacaaacactgtgctgTGCTCCCGCGACTCGTCTACCTGTTTGTGTCGTCTGCACAGGGAGGTGAGGATTCTCCAGAGTGTGCGGACAAACTGCAGCTCGATGGTAAACAGCAGAATGAAGAAGACCACTCCCTGAATCGAAAAGGCCACGAGGAAGCGTCCCACACCAGGCTCCGACATGGAGAAGTAGTTTGTCTGGTATGTGACGTCTAAAACCAGAGGAAACGTCAAGTCAATTTGATTACGAGCACAATCATGCAGAATCTATGCAAAAGACCTTTTTTTGGTAAtacatcagatttttttttattatctgagGAAAAATCCTCATTGTCCTTACTGTAGTGTTTGCAGATCGCCTCGCTAACAAAGCTGGACGTACAAAAAGTGAGGAATTCGTAGTTCTGGTAGAACTGGCTGAAGGACATTCCGAGGCAGTAGTTTGGGAAGATCAGGAACACCTTATCCAGCAGGTGTGACAGGTGCTGCAGTTTCAACTCTGGCGGAAGAAATCATGATGGAGCAATGATCAggaatcttttcttttcttacctATTTTTTTCCCTTATATTTCCAATTTTTTTAACCTGTGGAGTCAGATGTCTCCTCAATGTCATTTCAAAAACTCGACTTCTCTCCACACAGGCCTCGAGAACATGATCCCTCACTGGCTTCATATCCACATAAACAGCAGGTTGTATTAGAGGAGGGAAACCGTGTTGTTTCCCCTTTCAACTCGAGTCGAATtagcaaataaaaaaacctACTTTCCCAACCCTTAAATCCATCCTGAGTATAAGCAGTCGATTTATAatggaaaatacatttgaaaaagtaAGGGTCCTATTTAAGTTGAGGGCCATAAATGTTAACATTCACAACATTAGCGGCGCGACCTACAGAGTATTGATTATGGAATATAGTGATTATAGATTATGATTTGTCTTTACATGCAAGGCTAGCATGTTTGTTTATAGTGCATCTTTCGGCACCTTCTGAGTTAGTCATCCTAAAGCATTGCTTAGTTAGCTTAGTTTATTTATATGTGTTTTTAAGAGCTCATCTAatgtgtcacagaggaaataaatTTCTGTTAACGACTCGAAAGTGTCTCGcactgttttcactgcagaAAAGGACATTGGGCCAAATAATCTCTGACGCTGTTAACAATGACTGTTATCACCGCTCAGGCAGGAGCGCGAGTAGAGAGTCTGAGGTATGGTACGAGCCAGAGAAAATCATTCAGACCAATTCGTGAGTTTGAGTGAACCTGTGAGTGACAGATAGAAGAAAAGAATAACTGGCAGCACCTGAAAATATATTTGGACAAGCTACCGAATAATCAggagtttattttttactggCACTCGATCTGATTAACAGCTATCTGGAAGGTGACATTTTGCCCACTAAGGCACTGAGACACTTTGTCAATGTCAACCCAGGATGGAAAGCAGGGTCTCCTCTCACCTGGGATGGCCATGATGTTGACAGCCAGGAAGGTGGCGGTGCCAGAGATCACGTTGAAGATGGTCAGGCGAGTGTAGGCGGTGGccgcagaggagaagaaaaagctgAGTAGGTACATAAGAGGCACCACGCCCCAGCCGTagagcaacagcaacagcaacacatCCACCAGGTGGTTGTCCTCTACGAAGGCCTTGACTCCAAACGCCCGGAATACCACCTGAAGACAAAACAAGTCGAGACACGAGCGAGGACAATTCAAGCATCAGTTCTATGCAGACTGTATTTTTAAGCGGGACAAATCTGGCCAATCTCCAACCAGTCAGTCTCAGTATACTAATACCCGCACGTCATCAGATGTCAAAACTCACCAACATGAGGAGACAGGGCAGCAGGTAGTTGAACAGGTCCCAGAGCAGCGCCGAAAACCAGAAGTTGGACAGGTAGACGCCGCTGACCTGCTGCACGTGCTTGGACTTAATAGCGGACTCCGTGACGAGCAGCAGGGCGAAGGTGCTGGAGAGGGAGGCCATGCCGTACATCAGGTTGATGGCGATGGCAAAGCCCGTCTTACCCCTTAcaggaggaaggaaaaagaCAGACGGTTAGGATAGAGAAGAAAGATGGAGGTGGCTGATGATTAACAGAATCACATTCATGTAGGGAATATAACCTTGTCCGGCCATATGGACAATGATGTGTTGAAAATCTGTCTCCTTGCTCTTTTCTCCCCACACCTAGTTAATGCATACAAGGTTAGCCCGACACGCCACTCGACGAGAGCAAGTCCCCGTGGAGTACAGTCTACGCTAAAGAAATGTCATGGCTCAGAGGGCGTAATATAAATCCATGACTTTCAAATGCAACAATGGCTGAAACTCTTGGCAGGCGACCATTAACACTCATTAACCTCCTCCTGCGAGAAACCACGTCCAACAGATCAAATGGTACCCTACCTGGTGGGGACAATAGTTTCAATAGCAGGCTAATTGTTCACCAGGCCCCTGTACTCACTCTGTCAGCCGGCCCTGGGCGACCTCCGACAGGTTGCGTGGCATGGGGTAATTTCCCATTTCTATGGAGGCGTTTGGCCCTGCTATAAGTTTGAACAGAGCGTTGTCCACCATCATGAGAGCCGTGGCAGGTGTGTGGTAGCCCTCGTTGTTGAAGTAGGCCGTGGCCTCGGTAAACTGGCTGCTGCGGCCACGGAAGGCTGCACCCACCACACAGCGCTCATTAAagctgcctccctcctcccctgccTGGGTCAGGATGTAATCAGTGAAGTCTGAAGGGAGCGGAACAGAAAAGAGGACATGTGGTCAGTAAACACTCAACCGAGCAGACGAGCCATGTCTCGGTCTCGCTCGGCTCACCAGTGATGTTGACGAGTTGGCCGAGCTGGGCGGGGAGCTGTGAAGTGTATGCGTTTGCCAGAGCAGAAGCCAGTGGACTCGCCCCGAGCGGCAGAGCCAAAGGGACCCTGGTGGGACCGTAGCGGCTGAGTGCCAGCCTCAGCTGAGGGGCGTTCTGGTGACTGGGGAAAGTGCGTGCCACCACTAAGGCCACGACAGTGAAGACCAAAGGAACCAGGAACTGAGCCACCATCACCTTCCAGTTTCTCCAGCTGTACAGCGCCCTCTTCAGGAACATGGCATAGAACTGTTGCAGGTGGAGTCTCACCTggcgacggggggggggaaaaggGAAAGCGAAATGTGAGCCATGTGAacgatattaaaaaaaagattaaaaaaagcatTTGGTTTCTCTTTATCTCACCCCCGTGTTGAGCTTGATGTTGGAGCAGTCCTCTGAGATGAGAGTGCCGCTGTCTGTGAAGTCGGTGACATCGGTCATGCCGCTGATGCTGCTGGCGTCGTCTGTGGTCCAGTCATTGGACCGTCTCTCATGTTGGTACTGAAGGGCGGGCAGCTGGATAGCCTGGATGTCCAAACTGGAATCTACAAGCTTTCCCACTCTgagcacataaagaaaaaagctgcgattatgcactgacaaacagaaaacagcattAAAGGGTGAATTGAATATGAAGTCTGCAGTTTTGATAGCAACTGACTAGAAAaactgtatatgtatatacacatgAATAAagattgatttatttgtatttattttcttttgtttaacgAGAAACACTCGCTGTGCAAATCCATTccctctgtttattttttagtaAAAGAAGAATAGCAAACCAGGGCTGCTTTCAAATAAAACTATTTCCAGCCCTTATAATTAAGTGATCATTAAAACAATCCCATCTAAGGCCAATCCAACTATATTAGACAGGCTCATCCTGCCAGATTCACTGTGCCTTTGTGAGCCTAGTTGCAAACATCTACACATCCATAATTTTAAGgaatgaaaaaactaaatatgaataaactgaGCTCTACAACATCATATTTCATTAGAGGTTTTGGAACAATAAAGCCATTTTAAATGGTGGAAATGCTACCATCTGAAAGACAAGTCACGTTCTCGGCTGCAATGTACTGAACTCGAGAAGGGAGCTAAACGAGAAAAAGTTGAAACAGcagctttctctgtgtgtcatgtttgaTGATTGCTGTGTAGCTTAGACGACCAAAACACAGCGATAGCCTCTCAGTGTGATCCGTAAATAATGAGGCCTGTTGCGATGCCATACACTCGTGCAAGTGAAGCGGTGTACAGAGTCAGCCGGCTGCAGCGGATGCGCTCGTTGCCACAGATACGCATGTCGAGTCAATGGGGAAGCAGAAATAAATGCTCATTAAGCAGCAGGCAGCTGGAACTGAGATGTGTAAACTGAGACCTGCAAATTGTTCCATTTTACACTAAGGTTCAGTTGATGTGGTTTTGTGTACAAAAGGGGAAAAGGGATTTAATGAATCTGGCATAGAAACAGTTTAAATGTTCCAAAAATAGATGCATTGAAAGTCAGGGCAACTTTATTAAAATTGAGAGACTCCGGAGGGTTTAACTGCACAAAATGTTTTGTCCTTCTCTATAATATTCTATTAGATGTTTCACCTTGTAAactgcaataataataataataataatctttataaAGACAACACTGAGATATAGCGTGACTGATTGACAAAGGACGGTTATCCCACAGGAGCCATGACAGTTAAAGCTCTACCACCATCTCTCTCAAGTCTACTGAGAGAAACAGCTGATTAAATAGCAGATTTCGGATCAGTCCATGGTTGATATTGCTTTGCCAGGCAGTAGGAGAGTTACTCCCAGAGTCAGATTCTACTGATAAAAGAAAATTATCACCCTGACCTCCCATGTGCCATTTCTCCTACCTGAGGAAAACTTCTTCCATGGTGGTGACAGAGGCTCCGTAGCTGGCGATGCCCAGTTCCTCTCTGTTCATCTCCAGCTCAGCGAACAGCAGCTCGAACCTGAGGAGTCATTCACAAAAGAGTAAATCCGGGAAAATAAAGGTTGTCACTCAGCAAAGCTATTGATGAATCTAAAGCTGCCAAAATTCATTGAATAATCATATCATAATAAAATAcccaagagaagaaagagagagaaagagaaaagccaCTCTGAGGtgggaaatacattttataaatttCCTGATTCATTCTTGGACATTCTCAAGTGCTCCCTTCACAGAAGCCAGAGTCATTATCCTTTAGTCATCTGGTTCAGCCGAGGTGATTTCTGGTTGGTGCTCGTTTGAACCATTAGGCCACTTCACTCTTccactgtgtttttgtgagtatTCAACAGAGGAACAAAGACCAGTCTGACTCACCTGCTGGTGCTTTCTTTGGGCAGAATGTAAGAGAGCTCGGCTCCGGCGCTGCTCTCCAGCGTGGCGTTTGGAACATACATGTGGACAAGGCGGGTGATCTCGGACACGTTACAAAGAGCATCCTTTACTATCACCATGTGGTAGCCAGCACCTGGTGAGCAGAAGAAAGGAATAAGCCGCTGTAATAAGTCATGGCGATCACGTGTTTCCACTTCATAACTAGATTTTCAAATCTCATGAGCAAGAATGACATCTGATAATACACGTTAGGTCACCATGACCATGACCACCAGAATCTAATCaagtcatccttgagtccaactgAATGTTTGTCCAGTGAttgatattgtgttcacaagaatttatatatttttataattccTGTGAGCTCCTATAAAAAGGGACAGCTATCTTTTAACAACCATTCCTAAAATCAATCAACTCTGAGAAGGACATGGTCCGCAGACATTTCGACGTAACCCTCCACTTACCATATTTGTTCTTAAGGAAGAGCGGTGACCCGCAGCACTGCAGCTCTCCTCCTGCCATGATGATGATTCGGTCACCGAGCAGGTCAGCCTCGTCCATGAAGTGCGTGGTGAGCAGAATGGTGCGACCCCGTTTCTCCCCTTGCAGGAGGTCCCAGGTGGCACGTCGAGCTGAGGGGTCCATACCCGATGTGGGCTCATCTAACATCACAACCTAGAGATGGGTAAAGATAAGAGGAGTTGATTGAGGTGGAGAGATATGACAAAATGAATGACGCTGAATAATGCTTGTTAAATTCTTATGACCTTGGAGTCTCCAATGAGGGCAATGCCAATAGAGAGTTTTCTCTTCATGCCACCAGAGAGGGTCTTGGAGCGAGCGTGCCGCTTGTCCTCAAGGTTCAGGACACGGAGGATTCTGTCCACCTCATCTGGAATCTTTTCTTTGGAGTAGCCTTTCAACTAGATACAAGAACAAATAGAGTAAACCACCAGCATTTACCAGGCTCTAACAATGGGAAAGTTTAGTATTTAGAAGAACTGAAAAGTTACAATACGCTGATAGAATAATCCACTGTGGAAGGACGCCAAGATGGAagtcacagaaaaaaaatgctCTTAATGAAACTAATGTGGAAAATTAATGCTAAGTTGAATCTCTTGGTAAAGTAAAACTGCTGCGGCTACAATAACAGTTATGGAAATAATATTACAATactcattcatccatccatcctctgtACAGCTTTTCCTTTTAagagtggtgggggggggggctttagcCAATTATAATAATTGAGTTTTgtctctataaaaaaaaacatgaaataaatgtataatttggAAATGATGTGTGGAACAACAAAGGATTTAGCTGAGAGAATGTATAGTGACACAAACGTCTAATAAAGTGGTCTCAGAATATGAACCCCATTGTAACTGTATAGTAGGTGTGCAGGTTTGTGTAGTAGTTTCATGTATACAAGGGGGATTGTGCGAGTACCTGTGCGAAGAAAAGCAGGTGCTCACTGACTGTGAGGTTATCAAACAGTACGTCGTGCTGGGGACAGAGTCCCAAACTGCGGCGGATCAGGGACATATCCTGACAGATATCGTAACCGTTGATGTAGGCCCTGCCACTGGTGGGAGGAAAAAGACCTGCAAACACAAGCATAAGTACGGGTTAATATCGAGTAGGTGACATCTATTCTTATCTGTGTGAGAATTGCTTTTTTCTATATCCTGCTCACCTGTCAGCATGGACAGCGTTGTCGTCTTCCCAGCACCATTGTGTCCCAGCAGCACCGAGATCTGTCCTTCAAACATGTTCAGCGTCAGATCCCGCACCGCTGTACGCGTCTTGTTGCCCACTTTGTATTCCTATCGAGAGAACAAACCCAAAACCTTTATATGCACATCCTAAGTGGAAATAAAGGTACCGTCTAATTGCTGCAATTGATTTTTGTTACGACCGTCTATGCCACCTGCACCACTCTAAGCAAGGGGTCATGCTGACCCTCTGGGCCACAGTGTTCTTTTTTGCTGCTCACCTTAACAAGGTGTTTGATCTTGATCCCAGAGACTAATCCAGCTGGTTCCTCCTCTATAAACTCTCCTTTCAGAGCCTTTTctgcatcctcctcttcctctttctcgtTCACGAGAGCCATGCGAGGGCTGCTGCACCAGTAGGAAGGCTGCCGATGTGGAAATTGAGAGTAATTGAGGCAGAGGAAAGATGAGGGATAGAATAAAGGTTTTAGTTAAAAATGGTATCATAATATCAGCGTATATTTCCAACATATCTGTGCATTTTATTTTGCACACTGCATATTTCTCACAATATGAATGAAGCAAGGTTATGACAGGATGCTACAAAGGGGCCAGAGAAACTAGACCAGTCATAAAAGCACTAGACATACACTCCACGCTACATGGGACTGTTTCCGGACTGAACCTCCCTACCTGATGCACTTCCTAAAAGCTAATCCTCCACTTTCGAAGCTGTAGAAACAGCTTCTCacgcccacaaacacacaatggacCCCCAGTAAAGTGCGTCACAATCTTATCCACACCCTGCTCGCAGTCTCTTTAATTCCTGAATCCTGGGAAATAGGGTagaaagtgtttatttttgtgcatgtgtaaaAGGCACGCCATTTTTGTGATTGTCCACAGTTCTTATAAAGATAAACATTTGTGTTGGCTGAAAAGACTCTGACACTTCCTGTGATTGTTCTTGGCTGATGCCAACGATTACCTCTGGCCGATAAGCTGCGACCTCTCGCTTTCAATCCCCTGCGATGTCATTACATCACCGACCGTTTCTTTCACTGACCGCAGGAATTCCTTTAAACTACGGCAGACTAAACGGGAGACATCAGCCTTGACCTTACAACTACCTGATGCTGTCATAGGAGCTGAATCGAGCAGGTTTCATTAATAAAGGGGGAAAAAGAATGATACAAATCTAAATTTCTTCTGTTAGatttggaaaaataaattcaTCATTTGATAACAAAGTCTCTGAGccgaaaagaaataaaatcctgGGATGCCAAAGGTGAACAACTTTTCAACTGCATCTCTTGACCAAACCCATTAAATGTGAGTAAATTCCTAGTTAAATACAAACTATCCAAACTCACAAGTTTAACTAATAAATTAAATGGGAAAGGTGATTAAGGTGAATTTATTTTATCGCACACGACATCCTTCTTTTTTGTTGCACTTCTCAATTTTACTTCTCATGTTTGAATCAGTGAAGTGACTCTGCTGTGAAGACGAAAGCCACTGGGACACTGGGACCAACGCAATGTGGTTCAAGGACCTTCTGCTTGCAATTATTTGTAGAATCCATATCTGTTTTTATTGCATTATCTTTCCATTCTTACACTAATGCATCTGTATTTGGTTACATCCTCagttaatgtatgtgtgtgcatgcatgcgtgaGCGGCTTAGTGCACAGCCTACCAGTACAAAGAAGTAGGATGGTAGAGGCACTCCATACTCCCCAGGAAAAACTGCTTCCACGTACCAGGCTACCAGCCCATAAAGCACAGAGTCGAACAGCAGCAAGGCCATAACCTGGGCCATGGAGAAGTCGTCGTCCACCGTGACAGAGTCAAACAGGTTAGACCACTGGATTCCTGTGCCTGTGGAGGACGACAAAGACAAGATTAACCTTAAAGAtaactctgtttttaaaaagacttAGAGGAACAAAGAATCGCTCCATATTTACAGGCTGCA
Above is a genomic segment from Pleuronectes platessa chromosome 16, fPlePla1.1, whole genome shotgun sequence containing:
- the abca3b gene encoding phospholipid-transporting ATPase ABCA3, which codes for MAIARQFGLLVWKNYLQQKRQILVTLVEILLPLLFSGILIVLRQKVPFEDYPNATVYGSYAVDDLPKKFLQRLQLAYVPGNSSVVRQVAEDVRARLSLSSARGFETEELFDEYVRHDPQSGKLLAAVVFEHAFHDDEPMPLKVRYHLRFSFTPRNAPIKEKSELNPNSDLDWHTHRLFPLFLMPGPREQHDSDGGTPGYNREGFLAVQHAVDRAIMHSYNSTAAAPLLAQVRVVLSRFPYPAFIYDVFILAIQNQLPLLMVLSFTYTSLNIVRSVVQEKERKLKEYMRMMGLSNWLHWSAWFLLFFLFLSISIFFFTLLLCIKVSPNGAVLSYSDPTLVFVFLLTFTVATINFSFMISAFFSRANVAAAAGGFIYFLSYLPYLFLWPRYDLLSHAQKVSACLISNVAMSMGAQLIGIFEGKGTGIQWSNLFDSVTVDDDFSMAQVMALLLFDSVLYGLVAWYVEAVFPGEYGVPLPSYFFVLPSYWCSSPRMALVNEKEEEEDAEKALKGEFIEEEPAGLVSGIKIKHLVKEYKVGNKTRTAVRDLTLNMFEGQISVLLGHNGAGKTTTLSMLTGLFPPTSGRAYINGYDICQDMSLIRRSLGLCPQHDVLFDNLTVSEHLLFFAQLKGYSKEKIPDEVDRILRVLNLEDKRHARSKTLSGGMKRKLSIGIALIGDSKVVMLDEPTSGMDPSARRATWDLLQGEKRGRTILLTTHFMDEADLLGDRIIIMAGGELQCCGSPLFLKNKYGAGYHMVIVKDALCNVSEITRLVHMYVPNATLESSAGAELSYILPKESTSRFELLFAELEMNREELGIASYGASVTTMEEVFLRVGKLVDSSLDIQAIQLPALQYQHERRSNDWTTDDASSISGMTDVTDFTDSGTLISEDCSNIKLNTGVRLHLQQFYAMFLKRALYSWRNWKVMVAQFLVPLVFTVVALVVARTFPSHQNAPQLRLALSRYGPTRVPLALPLGASPLASALANAYTSQLPAQLGQLVNITDFTDYILTQAGEEGGSFNERCVVGAAFRGRSSQFTEATAYFNNEGYHTPATALMMVDNALFKLIAGPNASIEMGNYPMPRNLSEVAQGRLTEGKTGFAIAINLMYGMASLSSTFALLLVTESAIKSKHVQQVSGVYLSNFWFSALLWDLFNYLLPCLLMLVVFRAFGVKAFVEDNHLVDVLLLLLLYGWGVVPLMYLLSFFFSSAATAYTRLTIFNVISGTATFLAVNIMAIPELKLQHLSHLLDKVFLIFPNYCLGMSFSQFYQNYEFLTFCTSSFVSEAICKHYNVTYQTNYFSMSEPGVGRFLVAFSIQGVVFFILLFTIELQFVRTLWRILTSLCRRHKQLPLIEDAALLPEDRDVADERKRVLECQPIIESMVGSPLVLHELSKVYSSGENLLAVDRMSLAVGKGECFGLLGFNGAGKTTTFKMLTGDESVTSGDAYIDGYSILRDIKKVQQRIGYCPQFDAVLDHMTGRETLNMYARLRGIPEKYVSGCVENVLRSLLLEPHADKLVRSYSGGNKRKLSAAMALIGGPPVIFLDEPSTGMDPVARRLLWDSVTRTRESGKAIVITSHSMEECEALCTRLAVMVNGQMKCLGSPQHLKSKFGSGYTLLAKVHVEADLEDSDLHLFKEFIESTFPGSQLKDEHQGMVHYHLTDKTLTWAQVFGTLEAAKEKYRIEDYCVSQISLEQVFLSFAQFQHCIESGKK